Proteins co-encoded in one Glandiceps talaboti chromosome 22, keGlaTala1.1, whole genome shotgun sequence genomic window:
- the LOC144452462 gene encoding dickkopf-related protein 1-like has protein sequence MTLWTELSDAVRPPDLYSSSSSSSSNQMRSEEAERESVVRGDSDTRTHAVIQCANDNSCNRQEFCHGGEGHKICLQCRRQRRRCHRDGMCCNGHECRRGVCRSRDSRGSYERHVSSEESISQNTKDDINRAHEGATCRHENDCMTGLCCANHFWAKICKRILDEDDVCTKDNKRQRLPSFDRCPCQDGLVCKREPSGQTRLHTCQRKKHRT, from the exons ATGACACTATGGACGGAGCTAAGTGACGCAGTTCGACCACCGGATTTGTActccagtagtagtagtagcagcagcaacCAAATGAGATCAGAAGAGGCGGAAAGAGAGAGTGTCGTGCGGGGAGACAGTGATACACGAACGCACGCAGTG ATTCAGTGTGCTAACGACAATAGCTGCAATCGTCAAGAGTTTTGCCACGGCGGTGAAGGTCATAAAATATGTCTGCAGTGTCGGCGCCAACGTCGCCGTTGCCATAGGGACGGAATGTGTTGTAATGGTCACGAATGTAGAAGAGGAGTATGCAGATCACGTGATTCACGTGGGAGCTATGAGAGGCATGTATCAAGCGAAGAAAGCATTTCTCAGAACACAAAAGACGATATAAATCGAG CGCACGAGGGCGCTACCTGCCGCCACGAAAATGACTGCATGACGGGACTGTGCTGTGCGAATCACTTCTGGGCGAAGATCTGTAAACGCATCTTGGACGAGGACGATGTTTGTACAAAGGACAACAAACGACAGAGATTGCCGTCTTTTGATCGTTGTCCGTGTCAGGATGGACTTGTATGTAAAAGAGAGCCCTCTGGACAAACGAGGCTCCATACATGCCAACGTAAAAAGCATCGGACATGA
- the LOC144452464 gene encoding somatostatin receptor type 2-like — protein MSNSEATAKIEPEPETNPEVHAEEESQWNISTTSAEAEPAMDIGVQTVLATIAIIIIIIGVIGNSLVVIVMKKIKSGRTITDIFLISLAVADLLVCFTCVPLLVVGIITNAGHTGVSYQLEQLLFYFSTMASVLNLTIVAIDRHDAILNPMSRKITTTRSKVILFIIWSISVVVAVVVFIIPSQFEITVLLPCLAIPVTIMCVCYYRIIKKVNQTRKMANRSAKKDVKKDKTARMVFIVIVIFIISWIPSLLSRFLKYSTAMSPSAMSHLEVSACLLAYSASALNFIIYTCMSFRFRRNALRLCGLERLLLKNGNWGANNTRTDTIGVTAIFRPDTKVRPLMSEC, from the exons ATGAGCAACTCGGAAGCGACTGCCAAAATTGAACCCGAACCTGAAACGAATCCTGAAGTGCATGCAGAGGAAGAAAGCCAATGGAATATTTCAACGACGTCGGCAGAAGCTGAACCAGCGATGGATATTGGTGTTCAGACAGTGTTGGCTACTATCGcaatcattatcatcattattggTGTAATAGGGAATTCTTTGGTTGTGATTGTTATGAAGAAGATAAAATCAG GTCGGACCATTACGGACATATTCTTGATTTCGTTAGCAGTTGCAGATTTACTCGTCTGCTTTACGTGTGTACCGTTACTGGTTGTTGGTATCATCACCAATGCTGGTCACACCGGTGTTTCCTACCAGCTTGAACAACTCTTATTCTATTTTTCTACAATGGCGTCGGTCTTGAATCTAACCATCGTCGCCATTGATAGACACGATGCAATTCTAAATCCGATGTCAAGAAAAATAACCACtaccaggtcaaaggtcattctaTTCATCATTTGGTCGATATCTGTGGTGGTCGCTGTTGTGGTGTTTATTATTCCTAGTCAGTTTGAAATAACTGTTTTGTTACCCTGTTTAGCCATTCCTGTAAcaatcatgtgtgtgtgttattatcGCATCATCAAGAAAGTTAACCAGACACGGAAAATGGCGAACAGGTCTGCGAAGAAAGACGTCAAGAAAGACAAAACTGCTAGGATGGTGTTCATTGTTATtgtaatattcattatttcctgGATACCATCGTTGCTGAGTCGTTTTTTGAAATACTCAACAGCAATGTCACCGTCTGCTATGAGTCACCTCGAAGTCAGTGCCTGTTTGTTAGCTTATTCAGCTAGTGCCTTGAACTTCATCATTTACACTTGCATGAGTTTCAGATTCCGTCGAAATGCATTACGG CTTTGTGGACTGGAACGATTACTGCTTAAGAACGGCAACTGGGGTGCAAACAATACACGGACGGACACGATCGGTGTTACAGCTATTTTCCGCCCAGACACCAAAGTGCGCCCTCTTATGTCGGAGTGCTGA